In Pelosinus sp. UFO1, one genomic interval encodes:
- the hpt gene encoding hypoxanthine phosphoribosyltransferase, which yields MINDVERVLLSEEELAGRIAEIGAQITADYAGKEILMIGVLRGAVLFMADLARAIKIPVAIDFMAVSSYGAGTSSSGVVRILKDLDENVEGKHVLVVEDIIDSGLTLNYLMDNLKSRKPASIQICTLLNKPDRRKVDVDIAYNGFTIPDYFVIGYGLDYAEKYRNLPFIGILKPEVYQD from the coding sequence GTGATTAATGATGTCGAAAGAGTCTTACTTAGTGAAGAGGAATTAGCAGGGCGTATTGCAGAGATCGGAGCACAGATTACTGCGGATTATGCAGGTAAAGAAATTCTAATGATTGGGGTATTGCGTGGGGCAGTATTATTCATGGCTGATCTAGCTAGAGCAATTAAAATACCTGTAGCAATTGATTTTATGGCTGTGTCCAGTTATGGAGCAGGTACCAGTTCTAGCGGTGTGGTACGTATCTTAAAAGATCTTGATGAGAACGTAGAAGGGAAACATGTTCTAGTAGTAGAGGATATTATTGATTCAGGGTTGACATTAAATTACTTGATGGATAACCTTAAGTCTCGTAAACCTGCTAGCATTCAGATATGTACACTTCTTAATAAGCCAGATCGCCGTAAGGTAGATGTAGATATTGCTTATAACGGTTTTACTATACCGGATTATTTTGTAATTGGGTACGGTTTGGATTATGCTGAGAAATATCGGAATTTACCCTTCATTGGTATTTTAAAACCTGAAGTTTATCAAGACTAA